From Anomalospiza imberbis isolate Cuckoo-Finch-1a 21T00152 chromosome 6, ASM3175350v1, whole genome shotgun sequence, one genomic window encodes:
- the CD151 gene encoding CD151 antigen, with amino-acid sequence MREYTEKKETCGTICLKYLLFIFNFFFWLAGGAVMAVGTWTLAEKSDYISLLSSSTYSATAYILVVAGVVVMVTGILGCCATFKERRNLLRVYFILLLCIFLLEIIAGILAYIYYQQLSLELKQNLKNTMTQKYRKEGEESVTSAVDKLQQEFKCCGSNNYTDWADSLWIKSSEASGRKVPDSCCKTITDLCGRRDHPSNIYKESGCITKLENFIQEHLKIIGAVGISIACVQIFGMIFTCCLYKSLKSEPY; translated from the exons ATGCGTGAGTatacagaaaagaaggaaacatgTGGGACCATCTGTCTGAAGTACCTTCTCTTCATCTTCAACTTCTTTTTCTGG ctgGCTGGAGGGGCTGTGATGGCAGTGGGCACCTGGACCCTGGCTGAGAAGAGTGACTACATCAGCCTGCTCTCCTCCAGCACATACTCTGCAACTGCTTATATCCTGGTGGTGGCTGGGGTGGTGGTCATGGTCACTGGCATCCTTGGGTGCTGTGCCACCTTCAAAGAGCGGCGGAATTTGCTACGAGTG TACTTCATATTGTTGCTATGCATCTTTCTCCTGGAGATCATTGCAGGAATCCTGGCCTATATCTACTACCAGCAG CTGAGCCTGGAGCTGAAACAAAATCTGAAGAACACCATGACCCAGAAGTACCGGAAGGAGGGAGAAGAGAGTGTTACCAGTGCAGTGGACAAACTGCAGCAGGAG TTCAAGTGCTGTGGGAGCAACAACTACACGGACTGGGCCGACAGCCTGTGGATCAAATCATCAGAGGCCAGTGGGAGGAAAGTCCCAGACAGCTGCTGTAAGACAATCACTGACCTGTGTGGCAGAAGAGACCATCCTTCCAACATCTACAAGGAG AGTGGTTGCATTACCAAGCTGGAAAACTTCATTCAAGAGCATCTGAAAATTATCGGGGCGGTGGGCATCAGCATTGCTTGTGTGCAG ATCTTTGGGATGATTTTCACCTGCTGCTTGTACAAGAGTTTAAAGTCAGAACCATATTAA